A stretch of the Sylvia atricapilla isolate bSylAtr1 chromosome 30, bSylAtr1.pri, whole genome shotgun sequence genome encodes the following:
- the BOLA1 gene encoding bolA-like protein 1, with product MRGPLLAAAGVAMGGAGGPLARTIRAKLTAALQPTHLEVRDDSPRHGGPPGAETHFGVLVVSGRFAGLSLLQRHRLVHEALRAELAGPLHALQVIARTPQQWQSDPHAPPAPPCLGGSKREQRRGDREEEEVAPGQQ from the coding sequence ATGCGGGGTCCCCTCCTGGCGGCCGCTGGAGTGGCCATGGGGGGCGCGGGGGGACCCCTGGCCCGCACTATCCGCGCCAAGCTGACGGCGGCCCTGCAGCCCACGCACCTGGAGGTGCGGGACGACTCCCCCCGCCACGGAGGCCCCCCCGGCGCCGAGACGCATTTCGGGGTGCTGGTGGTGAGCGGGCGCTTCGCGGGGCTCTCGCTGCTCCAGCGGCACCGCCTGGTGCATGAGGCGCTGcgggcagagctggctggacCCCTGCACGCCCTGCAGGTCATCGCCCGCACcccccagcagtggcagagtGACCCCCACGCCCCCCCCGCACCCCCTTGCCTGGGGGGCTCCAAGCGGGAGCAACGCCGCggggacagggaggaggaggaggtggcgccggggcagcagtga
- the HJV gene encoding hemojuvelin, with translation MCPAGKELPALGARSLPEEADTGELLNEAGICWWVRDPPDSAWMGMGRPTHSRSPGQPENSGLFLRAFLLLLLCRHVSSQCKILRCNSEYVAATLHLRGPDRGAAFCTALRSYSLCTRRTARTCRGDLAFHSAVHGIEDLMIQNNCSKEGPTAPPRPRPPAPNPHGFESLDICDYEQSFLYKHGRPPSFQHCAAFGDPHIRTFHDDFHTCRVEGSWPLLDNDYLFVQATSSPVAKGSNATVTSKLTIIFKNMKECIDQKVYQAELDNVPAAFQDGSVNGGTRPGGSSLVIWERSPGRHVEIRADYIGTTIAVRQAGRQLSFSIRAAEEVARAFTEEQDLQLCVSGCPHSQRLSRSPRGRGRVPAETAQVLCREILPVEDVYFQSCVFDVVTSGDTNFTMAAHAALEDARLFLSDAEKLHIFQAGGGCPLTSPSPLLLLFLLPCGFWAVLLHF, from the exons ATGTgtcctgcagggaaggagctcccagcactgggagccAGGTCACTTCCTGAGGAGGCTGATACAG gggagctgctgaacgaagctgggatctgctggtgggtgagagaCCCCCCTGACTCCGCAtggatgggaatggggagaCCCACCCACAGTaggagcccagggcagccagaAAACTCTGGCCTCTTCCTCCGAgctttcctgctccttctcctctgcagacatG TCTCTTCCCAGTGCAAGATCTTACGCTGCAACTCAGAGTATGTGGCGGCGACACTGCACCTGCGCGGCCCCGACCGTGGTGCTGCGTTCTGCACCGCGCTCCGCTCCTACTCCCTGTGCACCCGGCGCACCGCCCGCACCTGCCGTGGGGACCTGGCCTTCCACTCCGCTGTGCACGGCATTGAGGACCTCATGATCCAGAACAACTGCTCCAAGGAAGGGCCCACAGCCCCACcacggccccggcccccggcccccaACCCCCATGGCTTTGAGTCGCTCGACATTTGTGATTACGAGCAGAGTTTCCTCTACAAGCATGGCCGCCCCCCTAGTTTCCAGCACTGTGCTGCCTTTGGGGACCCCCACATCCGCACTTTCCATGATGATTTCCACACGTGCAGGGTGGAGGGCTCCTGGCCGCTCTTGGACAACGATTACCTGTTTGTGCAAGCCACCAGTTCACCAGTGGCCAAGGGGTCCAATGCAACTGTCACCAGCAAG CTGACCATCATATTCAAGAACATGAAGGAATGCATTGACCAGAAGGTCTACCAGGCCGAGCTGGACAACGTTCCAGCAGCCTTCCAGGACGGCTCTGTGAACGGGGGCACGCGTCCAGGTGGGAGCAGCCTGGTGATCTGGGAGCGCAGCCCCGGCCGGCACGTGGAGATCCGCGCCGACTACATCGGCACCACCATCGCTGTGCGCCAGGCTGGCCGCCAGCTGTCCTTCTCCATCcgtgctgctgaggaggtggcCCGGGCCTTCACGGAGGAGCAGGACCTGCAGCTGTGCGTGAGCGGCTGCCCTCACAGCCAGCGCCTGTCCCGCAGCCCCCGCGGGCGCGGCCGTGTCCCTGCAGAAACAGCACAAGTGCTCTGCCGGGAGATACTGCCTGTGGAGGATGTCTACTTCCAGTCATGTGTCTTTGATGTGGTGACCTCGGGGGACACCAACTTCACCATGGCAGCGCACGCGGCGCTGGAGGATGCCCGGCTCTTCCTGTCTGATGCTGAGAAGCTTCACATCTTCCAAGCTGGGGGAGGCTGCCCACTCACCTCTCCATcgcctcttctcctcctcttcctcctcccctgtgGATTTTGGGCTGTTTTGTTGCACTTTTAA